One Setaria italica strain Yugu1 chromosome II, Setaria_italica_v2.0, whole genome shotgun sequence DNA segment encodes these proteins:
- the LOC101768623 gene encoding rhodanese-like/PpiC domain-containing protein 12, chloroplastic, giving the protein MLGLRARAAAQLPCPSPSPSSTPTTSLARFARLSPLAALAPLASAPPPARARAPPPASLSTNWGVPMRPGGTGSNSRPTTRVFCTAASSSQREGKELLVQHLLVGEKDVRLLVDLEKSIIAGGADLSDLAVEHSLCPSKENGGMLGWVRRGQMVPEFEEAAFSAPLNKVVRCKTKFGWHLLQVLAERDQCVLQDIDPQDLHTKMQDPSFLEGAQLIDVREPDEVAKASLPGFKVLPLRQFGTWGPVMTDEFNPQKDTYVLCHHGMRSMQVAKWLQSQGFKKVYNVTGGIHAYAVKADSSVPTY; this is encoded by the exons ATGCTCGGACTTCGAGCCCGCGCAGCGGCGCAGCTCCCTTGCCCTTCCCCGTCTCCCTCCTCCACTCCCACGACCTCGCTCGCGAGGTTCGCGCGCCTCTCCCCGCTCGCCGCCCTCGCGCCTCTGGCGTCTGCACCTccgccggcgagggcgagggctccgccgccggcctccctctcCACCAATTGGGGCGTGCCCATGCGTCCCGGGGGAACCGGAAGCAACTCAAGGCCTACCACGCGGG TTTTCTGCACCGCTGCCAGCAGCTCTCAGAGAGAGGGAAAAGAGTTGCTAGTCCAGCATTTGCTTGTTGGTGAGAAGGATGTCAGGCTTCTGGTCGATCTTGAAAAGAGCATCATTGCAGGAG GGGCAGACTTGAGTGATTTGGCTGTGGAGCACTCCTTATGTCCATCCAAAGAAAATGGCGGTATGCTTGGGTGGGTTCGAAGAGGACAGATG GTTCCAGAATTTGAAGAGGCAGCATTTAGTGCCCCTTTGAATAAAGTTGTACGGTGTAAGACAAAATTTGGATGGCATTTATTGCAAGTTCTCGCTGAGAG GGATCAATGCGTACTGCAAGACATTGACCCACAAGATCTTCACACGAAGATGCAAGATCCTAGTTTTCTTGAAGGAGCTCAACTGATTGATGTTCGGGAGCCTGATGAAGT GGCTAAAGCTTCACTTCCAGGCTTCAAAGTTCTGCCACTTCGGCAATTCGGGACCTGGGGACCAGTTATGACAGATGAGTTTAATCCTCAGAAGGATACTTATGTTCTG TGCCACCATGGCATGCGCTCGATGCAGGTGGCTAAATGGCTGCAGTCACAG GGTTTCAAAAAAGTTTACAATGTCACTGGTGGAATTCATGCCTACGCGGTTAAAGCCGACTCCTCCGTGCCAACTTACTAG
- the LOC101769029 gene encoding SNF1-related protein kinase regulatory subunit beta-1-like, producing MGNAIGRADDTADADMDEGFRAGNHVRRASSVGYVRGGGSPPGSPPRPHSPRMFVPQSPVTPLQRAAEVPPPVFNQILMNQQLDDSDGPPQKKIPTLLTWTLGGRNIYVEGSWDNWTSKKPVEKSGKDHTILLMLSSGVHRYRFIVDGERRFIPDLPWETDNMGQIVNLVDVHDFIPESVESVSELMAPPSPESSYGLRVPGEKEFSKEPPQLPAQLYLGVLNSRSSEEGCCARPRHVVLDHLYIEKGWGSQPLVALGHTHRFHSKYVTCVLYKAIER from the exons ATGGGCAACGCCATCGGCAGGGCGGACGACACCGCCGACGCCGACATGGACGAGGGCTTCCGCGCCGGCAACCATgtgcgccgcgcctcctccgtcGGATACGTCCGAGGCGGCGGGTCCCCGCCGGGGAGCCCCCCGAGGCCGCATTCGCCGCGCATGTTCGTGCCCCAG AGTCCTGTAACTCCGCTGCAAAGAGCTGCAGAAGTACCTCCTCCAGTGTTCAACCAGATATTGATGAATCAACAACTGGACGATTCTGATGGCCCACCTCAGAAGAAAATTCCCACCTTGCTTACGTGGACTCTTGGAGGGAGGAATATCTATGTAGAAGGATCATGGGATAACTGGACATCAAA GAAACCTGTCGAAAAATCTGGAAAAGATCACACCATTCTGTTGATGCTTTCATCCGGAGTTCACCGTTACAGATTCATTGTAGACGGAGAAAGAAGATTTATACCTGATCTTCCCTGGGAAACTGACAACATGGGCCAGATTGTGAACCTTGTAGATGTCCAT GATTTCATTCCTGAAAGCGTGGAAAGTGTATCTGAGCTCATGGCTCCACCCTCCCCAGAATCCAGCTACGGTCTCCGTGTTCCCGGAGAAAAGGAGTTTTCGAAGGAGCCTCCTCAGCTGCCGGCTCAGCTCTACCTCGGCGTGCTGAATTCACGGAGCTCGGAAGAAGGCTGCTGCGCGAGGCCGAGGCACGTCGTCCTCGACCACCTCTACATCGAGAAGGGCTGGGGTTCGCAGCCGCTGGTGGCTCTCGGACACACTCACAGGTTCCACTCCAAGTACGTGACCTGCGTCCTGTACAAGGCCATCGAGCGATAG